One part of the Terrimicrobium sacchariphilum genome encodes these proteins:
- a CDS encoding glycoside hydrolase family 3 N-terminal domain-containing protein, protein MTIENRIQHLLSQMTLREKIGQMVQVHSSSDANKELVRQGLVGSLFNEFEAAKVAEFQRVSTQESRLGIPLLIARDVIHGYHTIFPIPLGQAASWNTGLVEKAARTAAREVSATGVRWTFSPMVDIARDPRWGRIAEGAGEDPVLAGAMGAAMVRGYQGDDLSRPDSIAACAKHFVGYGATEGGRDYNTADIPERTLRDVYLKPFKACVDAGVCTLMSGFNEIDGVPASGNAFTLRQILREEWKFDGFVVSDWTSIQEMIVHGFCADSREAAREGVLGGVSMEMESTCYLDHLESLVSSGEIPLSCIDDAVRSILRIKFRLGLFENPLPPLPPAPFEARPEDLDLARQLARESCVLLKNEDSVLPLRKAAGSLAVIGALADSPLDQIGCWAFDRHLPDIRTPLAAIRGAVGESTKIDYVRAFTDEAAPRPETDEAALQAAAAAEAVVLFLGEGERLSGESHCRAFLDLPEHHLDLVKRIHALGKPVVVVLITGRPLTIPWIAENIPALLLAWHPGTMGGPAIADLLFGDHSPSGKLPVTFPRTVGQIPLYYNHKNTGRPPIEVERKMPMGTPLDPVGFCSCYLDAETTPQFPFGFGLSYSTVSYGPTLVKAEGGSFRVSAEVVNTGSRPITEVVQLYVRDLVGSVTRPVKELKAFQRIPLAGGEAREVSFLLGPDDLAFHHRDGSYGPEAGEFHAWVAPHSQGGTPAAFVLS, encoded by the coding sequence ATGACCATCGAAAACCGCATCCAGCATCTCCTTTCCCAAATGACCCTGCGCGAAAAAATCGGGCAGATGGTCCAGGTCCACAGCTCCAGCGACGCCAACAAGGAGCTCGTACGCCAGGGACTTGTCGGCAGCCTGTTCAACGAATTCGAGGCGGCAAAAGTCGCGGAGTTTCAGCGCGTAAGCACGCAGGAGTCCCGGCTCGGCATCCCGCTCCTCATCGCCCGCGACGTGATCCACGGCTATCACACCATCTTCCCCATTCCCTTGGGACAGGCCGCTTCGTGGAATACCGGGCTCGTGGAAAAAGCCGCCCGCACGGCGGCCCGTGAGGTCTCCGCAACCGGAGTACGCTGGACCTTCAGCCCCATGGTCGACATCGCCCGCGACCCCCGCTGGGGCCGCATCGCGGAAGGTGCCGGGGAGGACCCCGTGCTCGCCGGCGCGATGGGCGCAGCCATGGTGCGCGGCTATCAGGGAGACGACCTCTCGCGGCCTGACTCCATCGCCGCCTGCGCCAAACACTTCGTCGGATACGGCGCCACCGAGGGCGGACGCGACTACAACACCGCCGACATCCCGGAGCGAACGCTGCGCGATGTGTATCTGAAACCCTTCAAGGCCTGCGTCGACGCCGGAGTCTGCACGCTCATGTCGGGCTTCAACGAGATCGATGGCGTGCCCGCGAGCGGCAATGCCTTCACCCTGCGCCAGATCCTGCGCGAGGAATGGAAATTCGACGGCTTTGTCGTCAGTGACTGGACATCGATCCAGGAGATGATCGTGCATGGCTTCTGCGCGGACAGCCGCGAGGCCGCCCGCGAGGGCGTGCTGGGAGGCGTCAGCATGGAGATGGAGAGCACATGCTACCTCGATCACCTCGAGTCGCTCGTCTCCAGTGGCGAGATCCCCCTCTCATGTATTGACGATGCCGTCCGCTCCATCCTCCGGATCAAGTTCCGCCTCGGCCTCTTCGAAAACCCGCTGCCGCCTCTCCCGCCAGCCCCTTTTGAAGCCCGGCCGGAAGACCTCGACCTTGCCCGGCAGCTCGCGCGGGAAAGCTGCGTCCTTTTGAAAAACGAGGACTCCGTGCTCCCGCTCCGCAAGGCGGCAGGCTCCCTCGCCGTCATCGGAGCACTGGCCGACAGCCCGCTGGACCAGATCGGCTGCTGGGCCTTCGACCGTCATCTGCCCGACATTCGCACGCCTCTGGCGGCGATCCGGGGCGCGGTCGGGGAATCCACCAAGATTGACTACGTGCGGGCCTTTACCGACGAAGCCGCGCCGCGTCCCGAGACCGATGAGGCCGCGCTTCAGGCGGCCGCCGCGGCCGAGGCCGTGGTACTTTTCCTCGGCGAGGGCGAACGTCTCAGCGGCGAGTCCCACTGCCGCGCCTTTCTGGACCTCCCGGAGCACCACCTTGATCTGGTGAAAAGAATCCACGCCCTCGGCAAACCGGTCGTCGTCGTATTGATTACCGGTCGTCCATTGACTATTCCCTGGATCGCGGAAAACATCCCGGCCCTGCTGTTGGCATGGCACCCCGGTACGATGGGCGGCCCTGCCATTGCCGACCTATTGTTCGGCGATCATTCTCCGTCGGGGAAGCTGCCCGTGACCTTTCCGCGCACGGTCGGGCAGATCCCACTCTACTACAATCACAAGAATACCGGCCGACCGCCCATCGAGGTGGAGCGCAAGATGCCGATGGGCACTCCACTCGATCCGGTCGGCTTCTGCTCCTGCTATCTCGATGCCGAGACCACGCCGCAGTTTCCCTTTGGCTTCGGGCTCAGCTATTCGACCGTCTCATACGGACCGACGCTCGTGAAAGCCGAGGGTGGCTCCTTCCGCGTCAGCGCAGAGGTTGTCAATACAGGGAGCCGACCGATCACCGAGGTCGTGCAGCTTTATGTCCGCGATCTCGTGGGCAGCGTCACGCGGCCGGTCAAGGAGCTCAAGGCCTTCCAGCGCATCCCACTGGCCGGAGGAGAGGCCCGGGAGGTCAGCTTCCTCCTTGGCCCGGACGATCTCGCGTTTCATCATCGGGACGGCTCGTACGGTCCCGAGGCAGGGGAATTTCACGCGTGGGTCGCCCCCCACTCCCAGGGCGGGACTCCGGCGGCGTTTGTCCTGAGCTGA